The sequence CTGAAGGCAGTGCCATTTCTCCAAGTTTAACCGACTATGCATCCGACCGTCCATTCCACACCGATCAACTCGACGGCGATTGGGAAATTGAAGTTTCACTCGCACAAAACGACGACGGCACCCGTGCCGATCCGATTATTGTTCGCGATGGGAACCTCGGTAGGCTGATTCCAATGATACAGACCAATGGTGGAGATGAACCCAAAGGTGCTATCGCCGCTGAAGTTATCATTTGGCTGATGTCCACAACACCCGTTGAACCTGCTGGTAAACTCTCCACGACGTGGGGGGATCTGAAAGCAGTTCGATAGTTTAAAAGAAAAGACGGGAGGATGGAAGCAGAGCCGTAGGGTTCAATCTTCCAACCTTCCAGTCTTTCAATTTTTGTTAGAGATGAGATTTAACGAAGTCACAATTCCCCGCTGGCGCGGTTTCCTAACCTCGCCTCTTGTTCTCTTGATCCTCATGTTTTTAGCGTTCGCCTGTCGCGAGAGAGCAGATTCCCCCCTCGTTGGTACCCTTCCGATTCAAACAATCACAACCCCCAAAGATGAAGCCGTCATGGTCTATGTCCCCGCTGGCGAGTTCCTCATGGGAACCAGCGACGCCGACATTGAACGTTTCAAGGAAATTTTTCCGCTCCGCGATATTGCTCGATTCGACAATGAACGTCCCCAACGTACCGTTTTCGTCGATGCCTTCTACATTGACAAGTATGAAGTAACAAACAAACAATACAAACGATTTCTCGCCGAAACCGGTTATGTTCCCAAACACTATCTGGATTATCCGCCGCATAATACACCTGACTTCCCAGCGGCTGTCTTGGAATGGGAAGATGCAGTTGCCTACGTTAATTGGGCAGGTAAAAGGTTGCCGACAGAGGCTGAGTGGGAGAAAGCGGCTCGCGGGACAGATGGTCGCTTTTGGCCCTGGGGGAATGAATGGGATGGCACAAAGCTCAGCGGAAATGATGGCACAGGACTCAAAGATGGATATAAAGAGACTGCACCTATTGGACAGTTTCCGCAAGGCGCGAGTCCTTACGGGGCACATGATATGGCGGGCAACCTCTGGGAATGGGTGTCGGACTGGTATGATCCGAACTATTACCGGACTTCACCTCCCAATATGAATCCGAAGGGACCCGACACAGGCGATGGACATGTTCTAAAAGGCGGCGGTTGGGCAGAAAATTTGGATTTTACGCGATGTGCCAGCCGTCAGGGCGGAAACCCCGGATCTCTCATACGAGGGTTTCGATGCGTGATAGACGCGCCACCTGGAGAGTAGCGTTAACAGAAGTTCCCTTAATTCTGATTCTCTCCTTCATAAAATTTCAGAGTAAACTTCTCAAGAACCTTCAGGCGAAATCCCTCAAAACCCAGTGGTAGTACAGGCGCATGCTCTTTTTCTAACCTATCACTTTTCGGGTTTACTCTGAATACTCTGAAATTCACACGATTTCATTTTCTGATTTACGCGCCTTTGACCCGTCGCGAATTTGACATCTGTTTTTGTGCTATGCTATACTTTATAATAGGTAGACGAGTATAAGAGACCTGCGCAAGGAGGACGGATATATCGAAAGGCACGTGAAAGTTTCAACCACCGTTACTTATCCGCCAGGAATCATTAAAAAACAGATTATCACGCATGCAGACCCAGATCTTGATGCGATTGTTAGCGCATGGATCGCCCAAGATTTTCTCTTCAAGGGGCACGCGTCAGAGGTCCTATTTGTGAGCCGAAAAGTGCCCGAGAAACGCATGCAGCATGCCGATTGTGTGGTGGATGTCGGGAACACATACATCCCTGAAAACTACCGCTTCGATCACAAGCCTCCCGCGTTTCAGAATAGAAATAGCACCTGTGCGACCCGACTCATTTGGGAATATTTACGCGACACTGGTGCCGATGTCGCACACCTTGAACCTTTGGTGCAGATTACATATCAAGGCGATACACACCGAAATTCAGATGCGCTCAAACAGAGTCGAATCGACGGTCCACATGCGGAATTAAAGAAACTAAAATCAGGACATACAGAAACAACAGAGGTCTATCGACAGATGGTTCTCTATCTGAGGAGTTATACAAAAAACCTATGAAGCAGTTTACATGTTTACTCATTGCCCTATTTGTTCTGGCAGTCGTGCCAGCCAAATACGCAAGTGCCGATGAATGGCACCAGTGGCGTGGTGAAGACCGAGAAGGCGTTTGGAATGAAACCGGCATCATCGAAAAATTTGAAGAAACAGAAGTCCCGATCCGTTGGCGTGTGCCTATCGGCAGTGGCTATAGCGGACCGAGCGTCGCGAATGGACGTGTATACGTTACAGACAGGCTCACAAAGCCGAAACAGGTTGAACGCGTTCACTGTTTCGATTGGGAGACGGGTGAATCCATCTGGTCCTACACCTACGATTGCGTATACAAGATTGACTATACAGCGGGACCCCGTGCGACTGTGACTGTGCATGATGGACTCGCTTATGCATTGGGCGCGATGGGACATCTGCACTGTTTCGATGCTGCCACGGGTGAGGTCGTATGGAAAAGAGATCTCAATACCGAATATGACATCAATATGCCTATCTGGGGCATTGCATGTGCACCTATTGTCGAGGCGGAAAACGTCATCGTCCAAATTGGCGGCAAGCCGAACGCGTGTATCGTCGCATTTAACCGAAAAACTGGCGAAGAGGTGTGGAAAGCACTTGACGATAACGCCTCTTATTCCGCACCGATTGTTATTACGCAAGCAGGTAAACGTGTCCTCATCTGCTGGACAGGTGCCAATATCGCAGCACTTGATCCGCAGACCGGGGCAGTGCACTGGCTCTATCCGTTTCCACCGGAGAGTTTCGAGATCGCGATTGCTACGCCTATTTTCGATCAGAATGAATTGTTCGTTACCGAGTTCCGTCAAGGTTCTCTTCTTCTGAAGTTACCACAAGATCAATTGACGGTAGAACTCGGCTGGCACCGTAAGGGCAAAAATGAACAGAATACCGACGCCCTTCAGACGACAATGGCGACTCCCGTGCGTTTTGGGGATTACATCTACGGTGTGGATAGTTACGGGGAACTCCGCTGTCTGGATGCCCGGAATGGGGATCGGGTTTGGGAAGACCTCTCCGCCGTGCGGAAAGCGCGCTGGAGCAATATCCATCTCGTCAAGCATCCCGCTTCATCGGATAACAAAGTCTGGATGTTCAATGAACACGGCGAACTCCTCATTACAGAACTCTCCCCTGAAGGACTGAATATTATCAGCCGAGCCAAATTGATCGAACCGACACGCGACCAACTCAACCGAAGAGGCGGTGTTACATGGGCACACCCTGCGTTTGCCTATAAACACGTCTTCGCTCGGAACGATAACGAACTCGTTTGCGCCGATTTAGAAAAGTAAAATATAAAGACGGAGGTTAAAATATTGGATGCGACCCGAATGCCGGAGGTAGATTTACGTCCCGGCGACCAACTGCACGGTTTTGAAGTAAAAGCCGTCACACCGATCGACGAATTGCGAGCAGTGACGCTCGAATTGGCACACCAACAGAGCGGTGCCCGTTTACTACATCTCTATACAAACGACACTGAGAATCTCTTCTCCATTAATTTTCCGACCCCACCCGCAGATGATACAGGTGTCCCGCATATTCTGGAGCACGCCGTTTTAGCAGGTTCCCAGAAATTCCCGGTGAAAGAACCTTTCTTTGAGATGATTAAAATGAGCATGGCAACCTTTATCAACGCCATGACAAGTTCCGATTTTACCTGTTATCCGGTATCGAGCAACGTCAAAAAAGATCTCTTCAATTTAGCTGAAGTCTACTTTGACGCAGTTTTCCATCCGTTATTGACGGAAAACACCTTCAAGCGTGAGGGACATCACCTCGCACCCGTTGATCCAGAAAATCCCACCGGCGATCTAAAAATAACAGGTATTGTCTATAACGAGATGAAAGGGGTATTCTCGGATCCCGAAGCTCGGTTGTATCGATCAATGATGTGTCAGCTCCTTCCCGATACGCTTTATGCCTGTGAATCCGGTGGTGACCCAGATGCCATCCCGGACTTGACGTACGCGCAGCTCAAAGGGTTCCATGAAACCTATTATCACCCAAGTAACGGCTATTTCATTCTCTATGGAGACATTCCAACGAGCGACTATCTCAGCTTCCTCGCGGATAAGTTGGATAAAATCCCAAAAAACGCTGCGAGTGCGACCCTGCGTCCGTTGCGACCGGAGGTTACACATCAACCCAAGTGGGATACGCCACGGATTGTAACGGATACCTATCCTATTGGTGTAGATGAAACGCTCACAGAAAAGGCGTATCTCTCGCTCAGTTGGATCATTGGCGACGCGACCCGCCCAGAAGAAGTTGCCTTAGGGCAGATTTTGAGTCTCATTCTGGTCGGTAATGAAGGTGCCCCCCTCCGTAAGGTGATTATCGATTCTAAACTCGGTGCGGATCTCGTCTATTCTGGTGCTAGTTCCATTGGACCTGCAGCCATCTTTTATCTCATTCTCAAAGGAAGTGAAGCCGATCGCGCTGAAGCCTTTACGCAATTAGTAACCGATACCCTGACGCAGGTTGCAGACGCAGAGATTGATAGTGATAAGGTGGAAGCCGCGTTCCAGCAAGCGACCTATCATTACCAAGAAGTCGCTTCGATGTTCCCGCTCCGCATGCTTTATCGTGTCCTCGAAGGGTGGATCTATGAAAAAGATTCGGACACTTTCCTAAAAATGGGAAAAACCCTTGCTGATGTTCGTCAGCAGTGGCTGGAAAACCCATCAATTTTCAACGACTTCATCCGCGAGAAATTCATTGAGAACCCACACCGCTTGACCAATATCCTATCGCCGGATCGGGATATGCAGGCGGAAATGGAGGCTGAACTCGCCGAACGGATGAAAGAGACGCGCGCACAACTCACGGATGAAGAGGTCCAACGCATTGCCGCCGATGCCGCTGAACTGGAACGTCTCAACGGTATGCCTAATTCACCCGAAGCCCTCGCGAAACTGCCACAACTCCAAGTCAGCGATCTGCCTGAAAAACCGAAACATATCCCGACAACGGTCGAGACTGTCGGGGGGCGCGATCTGCTTCGCAACGATGTTTTTGCCAATGGTGTTAACTACCTCGTACTCAACTTCGATTTAAAAGGGTTACCGCAGCATCTTTGGACCTATCTACCCAGATATGCTGACGCTATTAGCAAACTCGGTGCCGCTGATATGAGTTATGAGGAGATGGCACAACGAACATCGGCGGTTACCGGCGGGATCGGGTGTTCGATGGGGTTCAGCACACGTACGCTTGACGCACGTCGTTCCTTGCAAAATATGCGGTTTCATCTCAAAGCACTTGATGGCAAAATGGACGCTGCACTCGGGGTCTTACGGGATCTACTTTTCGCTGTGAATCCGCGCGATACAGAACGTCTTCGGGATGTTTTGGTGCAAGCCGTCGCTGAATATCAGACAGAGATGATTCACGACGGATCAAGTACAGCAATTCATCACGCCTCACGTGGGCTTTCGTCAAATGCACATCTTGCCGAAATAATTTATGGGTTACCGCAACTCCACAACAGCGAGACGCTGCTCAACGATTTTGACGAACTTAATACCGACCTTATGGGTCATATAGAAGAGATTCGCGATTTCCTGTTAACACGTGGACGCGTGACCGCCAGTTTCACCGGTTCCGATACCGCCTTTGACACAACGCGAACCAAACTCAGTGAATGGCTTGACGCGATGCGGGACGAACCTGTTACTTCAGAATCGATCGCGTTTCAGCAGTTTGATACACCACCGCGGGAGGGGTTAGCGGGTCCGATTCAAATTGCACACTGTGCACACGTAATGCCAGCACCCCACTATTCGCATCCGGATTCAGCACTGCTAACGATCGGTGCACATCTTATTCGACTGGATTACATACTGAGTGAAATCCGCTTTAAAGGTAATGCTTACGGCGCACGGTTCACCTATAGTCCATATGATGCAGTACTCTCCCAATCTTCGTATCGCGACCCACACGTCGCACGCACAATCAATGTCTTCGAGCAAACTGTTGACTACGTTAAAGAGGTCAAATGGACACAGACAGACATAGATCGCGCCATTATCGCTACAGCGAAAGACGGTGAGAAACCGATCCGTCCAAGCCAAGCTGCAAGCGGTGCACTGAGTCAACATCTCGTTGGGCAGACGCGCGAGATGCGAGAGGAACGCTACGCACAACTCCGCCAAGCAACACCTCCTGAAGTCAAGCGGGCACTTCTACAACTCTTGGAGGGAAACCGAGATAAAGCCGCAGTGTGTGTCGTTTCAAGTCGTGAAAAATTGGAGGCTGCGAATCGTGAGTTGGCACAGCCCTTGGTCATTGAGGACATTGTAGCCTAAACCGCTTGAGGCACGTATATTTTCCGTCGGTAGGTGCGGTTTCTAACCGCTTTACGTATGCATATCTTTCCTCGGTAGGTGCGGTTTCTAACCGCACCGCTCTTAGGAGAAAAAAGAAAGGAATTAGAAATGAAGAGAATCGCAATTTTGACCTTGTGTATCTTTGCTTTGGCAGTGATTGCGGCAAGCGCATCGCAGCCTGTAGGTTTCGAGAAGAACTGGCACCATTGGCGAGGACCGCACGCGACGGGTGTCGCGATTGATGCGAATCCGCCCACGATGTGGAGTGAAACTGAAAACATCCGTTGGAAAATCGCTATTCCCGGGACCGGACATGCCGCGCCAATTATTTGGGAAGACAAAATTTTCATCCAAACCGCTATTGAGGGTAAGGAAGAGAAGTCTGCGGATGACAATCCATTCGGAGGCTTCTTTCAAAGAGATAGCGGTCCCAAGTATAAATTTGATCTCCTTGCCATCAATCGAAGCGACGGGAGTATTTTGTGGCAGAAAACGCTGCGAGAGATAAATCCGCACGAGGGGACACACCGAGATGCCACTTTCGCTTCAAACTCGCCGGTTACCGACGGTGAGCATATCTACGCGTATTTCGGTTCGCGCGGACTCTACTGTGTTGATATGATGGGCAATGTGAAGTGGGAAAAAGAGGTCGGCACCATGTATAAACGTAACACCTTCGGTGAAGGAAGTTCACCCGTTCTCCACGGCAACACGCTCGTCATCGTTCAGGACCATGAAGGGAATTCCTTTATCACCGCACTCGACAAGCGGACGGGTGATGTCCTGTGGAAGACTGACCGTAATGAAAGAACGACTTGGTTTTCACCGATTGTCGTTGAACAGGATGGGAAACCTCAGGTGGTTACGACAGGCACAAATCGTGTCCGTAGCTACGATTTGGAAACCGGTGAACTTTTATGGGAAGGCGATGGTTTAACTGCCAATGCTATCCCGTCACCTGTCGCTGCCGATGGGTTCGCTTATGTGATGAGCGGCTTCCGAGGCAGTGAATTGCGGGCAGTTCACCTTGCAAAGGCGATGGGGGATATCAGCGGTTCAGAGGCAGTCGTCTGGGAACACGGTCGGGATACACCTTATGTGCCATCACCGCTCCTTTATGGGGATATACTCTATTTCTTGAAAAGCAACGACGGTATCCTCTCTGCTTTCGATACCAAGACGGGAAAGGCGCACTACGGTCCGAAACGGTTACAGGGTGTTTCGGGCGTCTACGCTTCGATCGTTGGCGCAGCGGATCGCGTCTATATCGCCGGCCGGAACGGAACCGTGAACGTTGTCCAACACGGTCCCGAATTCACAATCATAGCGGAAAATACGTTAGACGATAGTTTCAACGCATCGCCTGCGCTTGTGGGTTCGGAGTTATACCTCCGTGGCGGCCAGTATCTCTACTGCATCGCGGAATAAATAGTTGTCGGTTAACAGTTGTTGGTTAACAGTTACAAGAGGGCTTTGTGAAACGGGTGCCTCTTAACTGTTAACTGTTAACTGTTAACTGAGTACTCCCTAATACGTTGCTCTCCCACCGCTGACATCGTAGCACTGTCCTGTCACGAAACTCGCTTCATCTGATGCCAAGAAATTTACCACAGCCGCAACCTCCTCCGGTTTCCCGACACGTCCCAATGGAATCTTACTCACCATATAATCGACAGTTGACTGTGCCATACCGTCCAAAATCGGCGTTTGGATCACCGCGGGCGATACCGCATTTACACGGATATTATAGTCCGTTACCTCTTTCGCAAGTGCTTTCGTTAGGGTGATGACACCTCCCTTAGACACCGAATAAGGAATGAGCGTCGGATTGCCCTCTTTCCCAGCAATGGAGGCGATGTTCACAATCCTGCCGTAGTCCTGCGCAATCATCGGACGGATGACCGCTTTACAACAGAGGAAAACACCGGTGAGGTTTACGCCGATCACGGCATCCCAATCCGCCTCTTCTAAATCGGTGAGTGGGAGTGTCCGTCCCGCAATACCCGCATTGTTGACGAGGATGTCAACACGACCAAAGGTGGATATAACCTTCTCAACAGCGGCATTAACATCATTGGACTGTGTAACATCGGCTTGAACGGGCATTGCACTGCCGCCAGTCCCTTCAATTTCCCCTGCCACAGATGCTGCCGCATCCATGTTCAAATCCAAGACAGCAACGTTTGCCCCAGCGTTCGCAAGCCTCATAGCGATCGCTTTGCCGATACCCTGTCCTGCGCCTGTCACAATCGCAATTTTATCCGTTAGATTCATTAAAATCCCTCCCTTTCAGAAAATCGTCTAATTCTATTCCAAAAGCATCCGCTATCCGGTTGACGTAACAGAAAAAGCCAACGACCTCCACAATAGCGAAGAGTGCTTCGTCAGTGAGTCCGTAACCGCGGAGGTGTTCCAAGTCCGCCTGTGTCACGGTAGATGCTTCCTTTGTCACTTTGACTGCAAATTCGAGAATCGCCTTTGTCGTTTCGTCAACATCAGCCCTCTGAAAATCCGTCACAATCTGTGAAATCTGATCGTCTGTGAATTGATCCCGCAACTCATCGGCGTGCGCTATTATTCAGTAGTGACATTCGTTCACTTTTGATACAACGGTAGCGATCATTTCCCGTTGCATCCGACTCAGTGGGCAGTCCGGGTCGTGCATCACGATTTTGTAGAGTTCAACGAAGGCGCGCATGCTTTTCGGACGCACACTGAAAAGTTTGACGATATTGTAAAGCTGCCCCGCCCGTGCAATTGCCGCCTCATATTCTTCTTTCACGATGCCGGTAGCATCTGCCGCATCTACGGTTTGGATCCATGCCATATTCTATTCTCCAATCACAACGCCGTATTCACCAACAACGGCGCCTTTGTGTCCGGTTTGGTAGTGTAGATGTCTTTCGCCAACAATCGGTTGTGTGCTTTGCACTTCAACCGTGCCACGCACTTTCCCCATTGCGCCTTCATCCATATCTACACAGCAGAGCGGTTTAATCTGGCGATGCACTTGCCGCTGGATATGTCCTTGTCGGTTTCGGACGATGACATTGACAAAGGCGTCTGCTTCCCCGACGTTAAGGAATCGGAACCAGTCCCAGGCACCCCCCGCAATTTCAGGGAAAAAGAGTCGGATGCCAATCTGTCCGCCCTCCACCGATGCACCGGGTAGATCGATAATGGCTGTCCCACTTTGCATGTGTCGTTCCGCGACAACCGGTTGATTGCTCCGCACTTCTACGGAGGATTTCACTTTAATGTCATCCATAGGGGGTGTCCAACACTCAAAAGGCCTGAGTCGATCCCGTTTTTTTGTCCATGTCGATTCTGCGTTGTCATCTTTCCGTGCGATCATTGTTACTTCTGCATCTTCTCTTCCGACGTTAACAATCACAACCCAATCTTCCCATGCAGGACCGACCTCCGGGAAAAAGAGCGTCCGGGGCGCATCCGCAATTACCTGTCCAAATTGCCCGACAGATGTCTTGCCGCCTTGATAGTGGAGATGGCGTTCCCCAACAATCGGTTGTGAACTTTGCATCTCAACTGTGCCTGTGACGTTACCCATAACCCTTTCATTGAGATCCCAACAACAGAGAGGTTCGATGACATGGTGTCGTTGCCTGAGCACATCGCCGTTCCTATTTCGGACGGTGATATTGACGTGTGCCTCCGCCTCACCGACATTTAGCACTCGAAACCAGTCGTGGGCACCAGAGACCAACTCCGGAAAGAAGAGTCTCTGTCCGACGGTTCCGTATTCTGGTGCCGCGCCAACAAAATCGAGCACATTCGTGTCCTTATGCATGTGCCGTTCTGCCACAATCGGTTGGTCCGCAGTGAACTGCATTGAGGAGTTCGTTTTAATTTCCTCAACGTCCGGTATCCAGGACTCAAAGGAACTTATTGTTTTCTCCGCAGACCAAGTAGGGTGCCCGTTGTCGGCATGCCTCGCGATTGCAGTCACACGGGTATCTTCAGTTCCTACGTTCGTGACTTGGACCCAGTCTTGCCATTCGGGTCCCACCTCTGGGAAATAAAGGGTCGTTGCACCTGCCATTGCTGCCTCCTCTTTAAAGTCTTTTCTGTTACGATACGCACTCGCAAAGTGTAATTTAAGAATCTCGTATTGGAGATGACTGTTACTATTTTAACTTGCATATATTTATCTTTTCCACTACAATTTTGGTTCAATGCCATTTAGTCCACATCTATTAAATGGCGCTCGCAATTCTACTACACATCTTGAGGAGAATATTCTATGGCAGCGAAGAAACTCTCAGACGCTGAAATTCAGGAAAACTTGGGACAGCTCAACGGCTGGACTGTGGAAGACGGTAAGTTACACAAAGAATTCCAGTTTGATACCTTTGTTACGGCGTTCGGTTTTATGGCACAACTCGCCTTAATTGCTGAATCGATGAACCACCATCCGGAATGGTTTAACGTCTATAACCGCGTGA is a genomic window of Candidatus Poribacteria bacterium containing:
- a CDS encoding peroxidase; its protein translation is MAWIQTVDAADATGIVKEEYEAAIARAGQLYNIVKLFSVRPKSMRAFVELYKIVMHDPDCPLSRMQREMIATVVSKVNECHY
- a CDS encoding SDR family oxidoreductase yields the protein MNLTDKIAIVTGAGQGIGKAIAMRLANAGANVAVLDLNMDAAASVAGEIEGTGGSAMPVQADVTQSNDVNAAVEKVISTFGRVDILVNNAGIAGRTLPLTDLEEADWDAVIGVNLTGVFLCCKAVIRPMIAQDYGRIVNIASIAGKEGNPTLIPYSVSKGGVITLTKALAKEVTDYNIRVNAVSPAVIQTPILDGMAQSTVDYMVSKIPLGRVGKPEEVAAVVNFLASDEASFVTGQCYDVSGGRATY
- a CDS encoding PQQ-binding-like beta-propeller repeat protein produces the protein MKRIAILTLCIFALAVIAASASQPVGFEKNWHHWRGPHATGVAIDANPPTMWSETENIRWKIAIPGTGHAAPIIWEDKIFIQTAIEGKEEKSADDNPFGGFFQRDSGPKYKFDLLAINRSDGSILWQKTLREINPHEGTHRDATFASNSPVTDGEHIYAYFGSRGLYCVDMMGNVKWEKEVGTMYKRNTFGEGSSPVLHGNTLVIVQDHEGNSFITALDKRTGDVLWKTDRNERTTWFSPIVVEQDGKPQVVTTGTNRVRSYDLETGELLWEGDGLTANAIPSPVAADGFAYVMSGFRGSELRAVHLAKAMGDISGSEAVVWEHGRDTPYVPSPLLYGDILYFLKSNDGILSAFDTKTGKAHYGPKRLQGVSGVYASIVGAADRVYIAGRNGTVNVVQHGPEFTIIAENTLDDSFNASPALVGSELYLRGGQYLYCIAE
- a CDS encoding 4a-hydroxytetrahydrobiopterin dehydratase, whose protein sequence is MAAKKLSDAEIQENLGQLNGWTVEDGKLHKEFQFDTFVTAFGFMAQLALIAESMNHHPEWFNVYNRVTIDLMTHDAGGISELDFQWAKHADAISG
- a CDS encoding formylglycine-generating enzyme family protein, producing MRFNEVTIPRWRGFLTSPLVLLILMFLAFACRERADSPLVGTLPIQTITTPKDEAVMVYVPAGEFLMGTSDADIERFKEIFPLRDIARFDNERPQRTVFVDAFYIDKYEVTNKQYKRFLAETGYVPKHYLDYPPHNTPDFPAAVLEWEDAVAYVNWAGKRLPTEAEWEKAARGTDGRFWPWGNEWDGTKLSGNDGTGLKDGYKETAPIGQFPQGASPYGAHDMAGNLWEWVSDWYDPNYYRTSPPNMNPKGPDTGDGHVLKGGGWAENLDFTRCASRQGGNPGSLIRGFRCVIDAPPGE
- a CDS encoding MYG1 family protein, with translation MKVSTTVTYPPGIIKKQIITHADPDLDAIVSAWIAQDFLFKGHASEVLFVSRKVPEKRMQHADCVVDVGNTYIPENYRFDHKPPAFQNRNSTCATRLIWEYLRDTGADVAHLEPLVQITYQGDTHRNSDALKQSRIDGPHAELKKLKSGHTETTEVYRQMVLYLRSYTKNL
- a CDS encoding PQQ-binding-like beta-propeller repeat protein, which gives rise to MKQFTCLLIALFVLAVVPAKYASADEWHQWRGEDREGVWNETGIIEKFEETEVPIRWRVPIGSGYSGPSVANGRVYVTDRLTKPKQVERVHCFDWETGESIWSYTYDCVYKIDYTAGPRATVTVHDGLAYALGAMGHLHCFDAATGEVVWKRDLNTEYDINMPIWGIACAPIVEAENVIVQIGGKPNACIVAFNRKTGEEVWKALDDNASYSAPIVITQAGKRVLICWTGANIAALDPQTGAVHWLYPFPPESFEIAIATPIFDQNELFVTEFRQGSLLLKLPQDQLTVELGWHRKGKNEQNTDALQTTMATPVRFGDYIYGVDSYGELRCLDARNGDRVWEDLSAVRKARWSNIHLVKHPASSDNKVWMFNEHGELLITELSPEGLNIISRAKLIEPTRDQLNRRGGVTWAHPAFAYKHVFARNDNELVCADLEK
- a CDS encoding peroxidase, translated to MRDQFTDDQISQIVTDFQRADVDETTKAILEFAVKVTKEASTVTQADLEHLRGYGLTDEALFAIVEVVGFFCYVNRIADAFGIELDDFLKGRDFNESNG